Proteins encoded in a region of the Cydia pomonella isolate Wapato2018A chromosome 3, ilCydPomo1, whole genome shotgun sequence genome:
- the LOC133515925 gene encoding uncharacterized protein LOC133515925 gives MASDSEDTLDGSRREHIQVRRKRRRLEVLPPCQRPRKKTRRNVPAATWSVECVAPIDTATPVFERPSEVLEGQPVPPVEAIPPQGVTFNEVLQLISSLQGGNKDKAHHLNNSQLNNVVPEFDPSSKAQSIDSWIHKVNECVKIYDWNEKQAIHFALQKLTGLAKKWFESLPSVVYSWDEWQTKLKKAFPNEQNYGRLLEEMLARTTRAGEHYREYFYDKLTLLYRCEIREKKAVQCIVHGILDKSVRNGAQTLNCEEPEDLLDYLNSQRPPDVSFIRKHNEVGPKQNSSASPSDETL, from the coding sequence ATGGCGTCCGATTCCGAAGATACGTTGGATGGTTCACGACGCGAGCACATTCAAGTTAGACGCAAGAGGAGAAGACTAGAGGTGCTGCCGCCATGCCAACGACCAAGAAAGAAGACCCGCAGGAATGTTCCAGCGGCAACTTGGTCTGTCGAGTGTGTTGCCCCAATTGATACTGCCACGCCGGTATTTGAACGGCCTTCTGAGGTACTAGAAGGACAGCCAGTTCCACCGGTTGAGGCAATCCCACCACAAGGAGTCACGTTCAACGAGGTACTACAGCTTATTAGTTCTTTGCAAGGAGGGAACAAAGACAAGGCACATCACTTAAATAACAGTCAATTAAATAATGTGGTACCAGAATTTGATCCCTCCAGCAAAGCGCAAAGCATAGATAGCTGGATTCATAAAGTtaatgaatgtgttaaaatatatGATTGGAACGAGAAGCAGGCCATACATTTTGCACTTCAAAAACTTACGGGACTTGCAAAAAAATGGTTCGAGTCTTTACCATCCGTTGTATATAGCTGGGACGAATGGCAAACGAAACTTAAAAAGGCTTTCCCCAACGAACAAAATTATGGTCGGCTTCTCGAAGAAATGCTAGCTCGAACCACGCGTGCTGGTGAGCATTATCGTGAGTATTTCTATGATAAGCTAACTTTACTATACAGGTGCGAGATCAGAGAAAAGAAGGCTGTACAATGTATAGTACATGGCATATTAGATAAGTCCGTTAGGAACGGTGCCCAAACTTTAAATTGTGAGGAACCGGAAGATTTGTTAGATTACCTCAACTCGCAACGACCCCCTGACGTGTCTTTTATTCGAAAGCATAATGAAGTCGGGCCTAAGCAGAACTCTTCTGCGAGTCCTTCAGACGAAACCCTGTGA